The DNA segment AGATTCGCCTCCGCCCCGGGCTGCCTACTTGCTGCTGGATAAGCCACGCGTCGCTACCGCTGCCGAGCTAACCTTAGACAACGTTTCGAGCGTCCTGGGCGAGGTCCTCGTTTACGGCAAAGAAACCGATCGCCCAGCCCGAATCGAGTTCACTTCGGCCAAGGGGCCTCAGTTCGATGAAGCCGTTGCTACGCTGAAAGAAATTTGCGGCGACACGATCGAGCCAACCGTCGAAGAGACCGCCCAAGGCCGCATCTATGCGTTGCAAGATCTGATGAACTGGCAGTGGCGTCTGCCGGACGACATCACGCCTGAGATTCGCAGCAAGTTGATGGCTGAAAAGCGGCGTCTGGTCATGCTGGAGAACTGGGTTAAGTTCCCCATGAAATCGCTCGGCGGCAAAACCCCGCTAGAAGCTGCGCAAGATTCCGATCTGCGTCTGTCCCTGGCCGCTGAAGTGCTGACGCTGGAAATGGTCGCTCAGCAAGAGAAATGGGAATTCGATTTTAGTGAGCTGCGTAAGAAGCTGAACCTGCCAGGTGCCGAGATGCTTTCGGCAGACGGACTCGATATTTTGTCGGTTCCGATTACACGCTTGCATCGTTTACCTGTCGACAAGCTGAGTGATCAAGACCTCGTGCAAGCATACGGGCGTAGCGTGATTCGCGGGCTGAACAAAGCCGTCGAGGTATTGGCCCAGGAACTTCTCAATCGCGAGTCGCTACAAGATCAGATCGACCGAGCGCAACTCTACGGTGAACTGGCCCGTACGGCTGCTGATGGCGACGTCACGCTCGGTTACTTGAAGAAGGCCCAGGCCGAATCCGCACAGCAAGGCCAATCGCCAGGGCCGTGGCTTGTGGCCGAACTTGCCATGCGATTCGAGCGCCGCGAAATGGCCGAGGCTCAACAGTTGATGCAAGTGCTTATGACCAAGCATGCTCAAGAACCGAACACCGCTCAGGCTTTGTTCGGCGTGCTGCAACGCTTCGGTTTGATCACGCCTGATGGCCGCATGGCAGGCATGCCGCAAGGTGGACCACCGGCAGGCCCAAGCCCCGAAGAAGCAGGTGGCTTGTGGACACCTGGGGCAGGCAGCCCGCCGCCAGCCGCGCCGCCACAAGCTGGGGCACCCCCAGCAGAGGAAAAGAAGTCGGGCTTATGGCTACCAGGAATGGACTAAGCCATGTCCGCTGCGAGCGACGCCGACCTTCCGTTCATGCACCGCGCCTTACAGCTTGCCCAGCAAGGGCGCGGGCACGTCGAGCCCAACCCAATGGTTGGCTGCGTTGTCGTGAAAGCAGGGGAAGTGATCGGCGAGGGATACCACCAGAAGTTCGGCGGTCCCCATGCTGAAGTGAACGCCTTGGCCAACTGCGGCGAGGCGTCGCTGGAAGGGAGCACGGTTTATGTCACGTTAGAACCGTGCTGCCACCACGGTAAAACGCCTCCTTGTACCGATGCTCTTTTGGCGGCGAAACCGGCCCGCGTGGTTGTGGCCATGCAAGATCCATTTCCCAAAGTGCAGGGAGGTGGTCTGCAAATCTTGGCTGCCGCTGGCATGGAAGTTTGCGTTGGTGTTCTCGGCGACGAAGCCCAGCGGCTCAACGCTCCGTATCTCAAACGGCAGCGGCAAGGCAAGCCGTGGCTGATTGCCAAGTGGGCGATGACCCTAGACGGCAAACTGGCCACCGCCAACGGCAGCAGCAAGTGGATTAGCAGCGAAGAGGCGCGGGCCGAAGTGCATCGCATTCGTGGCTTGTGCGACGGTGTGATGGTCGGTAGCGGGACGGCAAAGCTAGACGATCCACTGCTAACCACTCGCCCTCCCGGGCCACGCACGGCGGCTCGGATTATCGTCGACAGCCAGGCCTCGCTCAGCGAATCAAGTCGCTTGATCAAGACCATCGACCAAGCCCCGGTCATCGTCGCCACGTCCCCTAATGCCCCACCAGAACGCCTCGAACGCTTGCAACACGCAGGCTGTGATGTGATTGCTTGCCCTGGCAACGATCACGTCGCTAGACTCGACTTTCTGCTCGATGAACTCGCCCAGCGTGGGATGACCAACATCTTGGTTGAAGGAGGGAGTCAACTGCTGGGCCTGTTATGGGATAACCGCCAGATCGATGAAGTTTACGCGTTCGTTGCCCCCAAGATCGCAGGCGGAAAAGAAGCAATCAGCCCAATCGGCGGTCAGGGAATTGCGAGCATGGAAAACGCCACGCAGCTTACTCGCACGAATGTAAAGACGTACGGCAACACGATCTGCGTGCATGGTTTTACCGGCTTTACAGACCAGCAAGGTTCTTAGAACAACTCGTGAATCAGTTCGCCACCTTTGACTAACGTCAGCGGCTGATCTTGATCGGTGACGTATTCGTCGTGCGGGTTCATGCCCAGCACTTGGCAAAACGTGACGAATAAATCTTGCACGCTCACCGGTCGATCGGAGACGGTCACTCCTTGTTTATCGGTCGCGCCGATTACTTGGCCCATCTTCACGCCTCCGCCCGATAGGCAAGTGACCCAACCGTCGGAGTAATGCTCGCGACCACCGTCCGGTTTGAACTTGGGTGTGCGACCAAACTCTCCCATCCAGACAACCAGTGTGTCTTCCAGCATGCCCCGCTGGTCGAGATCGCGTAGCAGCGCGGCGTAGCCCTGGTCGATGCCGCCAGCGAGTTTCGGATTTTCATCCCAGCCATGCTTGTGGGTATCCCAACCTTGATCGCTCACGTTGCCGGTGCTGAACACTTCCACGAAGCTAACGCCTGTTTCAACCAAGCGACGCGCCAACAGGCACCCCTGACCGAAATCGTTGCGGCCATAGGCATCGCGAACCTTGTCGGGTTCGTTATCGAGTCGAAATGCTTCCAGCTTTGGGCTAAGCACAAAACGCTGCGTTTGCTCGTAGATTGCTTGTTTCTCCTGCACGCGTCCCCCACCCCCATGGGAAGCAAACTCGGAATCCAACCGGGCGGCCAAGTCC comes from the Bremerella cremea genome and includes:
- the ribD gene encoding bifunctional diaminohydroxyphosphoribosylaminopyrimidine deaminase/5-amino-6-(5-phosphoribosylamino)uracil reductase RibD; this translates as MSAASDADLPFMHRALQLAQQGRGHVEPNPMVGCVVVKAGEVIGEGYHQKFGGPHAEVNALANCGEASLEGSTVYVTLEPCCHHGKTPPCTDALLAAKPARVVVAMQDPFPKVQGGGLQILAAAGMEVCVGVLGDEAQRLNAPYLKRQRQGKPWLIAKWAMTLDGKLATANGSSKWISSEEARAEVHRIRGLCDGVMVGSGTAKLDDPLLTTRPPGPRTAARIIVDSQASLSESSRLIKTIDQAPVIVATSPNAPPERLERLQHAGCDVIACPGNDHVARLDFLLDELAQRGMTNILVEGGSQLLGLLWDNRQIDEVYAFVAPKIAGGKEAISPIGGQGIASMENATQLTRTNVKTYGNTICVHGFTGFTDQQGS
- a CDS encoding DUF1501 domain-containing protein: MIRSCWNLMTRDGHVTQRRGFLKQLLTASAAGAIGLSWRDMLIARASELRKTGKAMILLWMDGGPSQFETFNPKIGSQYQGPATAIPTSLPGVHIAEHLPETAKMMHKIALIRSMQSPERDHFRAIKLVRSGYPLNPSIQYPTWGSVVARDRFDPTYDLPAFVRIGKPRIITRDINSGVLGPRYESFKIERAGSLPEDVLTTVPEDRLKRRLDLAARLDSEFASHGGGGRVQEKQAIYEQTQRFVLSPKLEAFRLDNEPDKVRDAYGRNDFGQGCLLARRLVETGVSFVEVFSTGNVSDQGWDTHKHGWDENPKLAGGIDQGYAALLRDLDQRGMLEDTLVVWMGEFGRTPKFKPDGGREHYSDGWVTCLSGGGVKMGQVIGATDKQGVTVSDRPVSVQDLFVTFCQVLGMNPHDEYVTDQDQPLTLVKGGELIHELF